From the Burkholderia ubonensis subsp. mesacidophila genome, the window GCGCGGCGCATGGGCGCGGCCGCGCTGCCGCAGTCGGAGTAAGCGCGCCGCTCGTTCTGCACGAGCGGCAATTCAGCGGTTCCTGCCTCATTTTTGCGCTGCAACGCATGCGCGCCATCAAGCATTGCGCACGCATTATCTAGACGAATTCCTCTATTTCAGTTCGCTGACCAATACCCGTGTTCGGTCCCTGTTTGGTTGCTGGCGCAACGAAAAACCCGGCAATTTTTAGCGGATTCGAATAAACACGCAGCTTGTTGAAAGCCGCGCGAAATGCAACGTTTCGGAAGTCGAATCATTTCTGAAAGCTCCGCGCCGCATCGAATTTCCTTCGAATATTTCCAAATTTTTCAAAGCGGAACGGCTCACGTATATTGGCCTGCGCCTCGGCCTATCGGCCGTGCCTTCGAGGCGGGGGGCGGCCTATCCGACCGCTCGACACAACAACATTCGAGAGAAGGAAAACAACGATGCCAGCGAGCAAAGCGAAGTTGTTATTGGGTGCAGTTCTCGCTTCGCTGATCCTGGCGGCGTGCAATGGAGACGACGTGACGTCGGCCTCCAGCTCCGCAAGCGCCGACAGCTCAGCCGATACCGCTTCCACGGCGGACAAGCCTTACAACGATCCCAACCGCTATTCGTCAGACCCGGGCGCGTCGATCACCGCGTCGGCCGCGCTCGAACGCGCCGCCGTCACGCATCACCAGATCACGCTGAACGGCAAGACGATCCGCTACACGGCCACCACCGGCCACCTGACCGCGCGCAATCCGCAGACGGGCGCGCCCGAGGCGTCGTTCTTCTACGTCGCGTATACGGCCGACAACCAGCCGGCGGCGCAGCGGCCGGTCACGTTCTTCTATAACGGCGGGCCGGGTTCCGCATCGGTGTGGCTGCATCTCGGCTCGTTCGGCCCGCGGCGCGTCCAGACCGGCGACCCGAACGCGAACACGTCGTCGTTCCCGTTCGTCGACAACGCGGAGAGCCTGCTCGACACGACCGACCTCGTGTTCGTCGACGCGATCGGCACCGGCTTCTCGGAAGCGGTTGCGCCGAACACGAACCAGTCGTTCTGGGGCGTCGACGAGGACGCGGGCGCATTCCGCGACTTCGTGACCCGCTACCTGGCGGTGAACCAGCGCGGCAGCTCGCCGAAATATCTGTTCGGCGAATCGTACGGGACGCCGCGCACCGACGTGCTCGCGAACCTGCTCGAAAGCGCCGGCGTGAATCTCACGGGCATCGTGCTGCAGTCGTCGATCCTCGACTACAACAGCAACTGCGACATGGCGAGCAACAACATCGGCAGCTCGAACAACGGTTCGAGCCCGGTGAGCTGCGCGGGCTTCGTGCCGAGCTACGGCCAGGTCGGCGCGTACTACCAGCTCGACAATCCGAACCCGTCCAGCATGCCGCAGTACGCGGACCAGATGCGTCTGCTGACGGCGGGCACCTACGTGCCGGCAGTGAACGCCTACCTCGCGAACCATACGGCGCCCCCGGGCAGCCTCATCACGACGATGGCGAATGCCACCGGCGCGAAGGCGCCGATGTGGCGCGCCGATTTCAACGTGGTCCCGACCTCGTATGACAACAGCTACCAGCTGTCGCTGATCCCGGGCACGCTGATCGGCCGCTATGACGCACGCGTGAACGTACCGGTGTCGAGCCCGCTCGCGTCGGAAGGCGATCCGTCGAGCACGTTCATCACGAAGCCGTTCACCGACACGATCGGCCGCTATCTGCCGAACGAGCTGAAGTACACGGCGCAATCGGCCTATTCTGTAAGCAGCAATGCGATCCAGACGTGGGACTGGAGCCACGACGGCCTCGCGATGCCCGACACGATCCCCGACCTTGCCGCGGCGCTGACGCTGAATCCGGCGCTGAAGGTGCTGTCGCTGAACGGGTACCACGACATCGCGACGCCGTTCTACCAGACGGAGCTCGATCTCGCGCGGCTCGGGTCGCAGCCGAACCTGACGATCAAGGACTATCAGGGTGGACACATGGTCTATCTCGACGATACGTCGCGTCCGCAGGAGAAGGCCGACCTCGTGACCTTCTACAACGCGATCGCGCATTGACCCGATGCGCGGACCGGCGGCGCGCGCCACGGCGCGAGCCGCCGGCTGTCGACGACCTCATTCCAGACTGGAGCCTGACATGAAGAAGCGATTTATCGTCATCGCCGCGGCGCTCGCCTGCGGCAGTCTCGTCACCTCGCTCTGCGCGTTCGCGCAGGCGAGCGACGCCGCCGCACCCGTGCGGTCCCGCCAGGCGCAGCTCGGCGATCCGTACGTGCCGCCGGCCGCGCGCAAGCCGACCGCGGGCACGCAGACGACCGGCGCCGCGCTGCACGCGCAGGTGGTGGCCAAGCTCGCCCGGCAGTTCCGCGCGGCCGACACGCAGAACACCGGCTCGGTGACCGAAGCGCAGGCGCGCGCGGCCGGACTCGGCTACGTCGCGAACCACTTCCGGCAGATCGACTCGACCGGCAGCGGGCGCGTGTCGTTCAGCGACGTGCAGCGCTACATGCAGACGCGCGACGCGAGCCAGCAGTAACCACATCGCGAGCACGACTAACGGGGGCGGAACCTGCAGCGAATGCGGGTTCCGCCCCCGTATTACATCGTGGTCATGCATCGTGGCCGCGCGTTAACGCCGCGAATCCCGGTGTCACGTGGTTGCACGCCGCAATATCTCAGTATCTGGACAACGCATTCAAATATTGGAGCTGAATGCGCGCACTCCTACAATCCGAAGCACATCGACAGGCTTCGGACTCCTGCATCGCGCGGCGCCCGACGCACACGGAGACACTTTCCATGACGTTCGCCGGGCGCTTTCCTCGGTGCATCGACCGCCGCTTCGCCGCGGCGCCGGATCACGGTCCGGCGCGCGCAGCGGCATGACCGATTCCGCTGGAGACAGCCCGCCCATGACCAAGATGCCCGTACCCTTTGCCCTCGACATCCGCCGTCCGGCGCCGGACGGCGCGCCGCCGCTCACCGACAGCATCGGCGCGACCAGCACGCCGCTCGATCTGGCCGCGCAGCAGGCCGGCACGCAGACGCTCCTGCGCGGCCTCGCGATCCTCGAGGCGATCGCGAACGGCGCGCGCGACATGCGCGCGATCGGCGCGGCGCTCGGCACGACGCGCAGCACCACGCATCGTCTCGTCAGCAGCCTCGTGCAGGCGCGCTACCTGCGCCAGGTGCAGGGTGGCTACCTGCTCGGCCCGAAGCTGATCGAGCTTGGCACGATCGCGCTCGAGCAGATGCCGCTGACCGCGGTCGCGCGGCCGCATCTGGAGGCGCTCGCCGAAGCGACGCTCGACACGATCCACCTCGGCGTGCGCGACGGCGACGACGTGCTCTACATCGACAAGATTCCCGGCACGCGCGGGCTCGAGATGCGCTCGCGCGTCGGCCACCGGATGCCGCTCGCGTCGACCGGCATCGGCAAGGCGATGATGCTCGACCTCGAGCCCGACACGTGGCGCGCGCTGTTCGAAGCCGCGCGGCGCGCGCTCGCCGGCGTGAATTTCAAGCCGGACCGCCACCCCGACGCAAGCGCGTTCCTGCAGCGCATGGCGTATTACGCGGCGGGCGGCTACACGTTCGATCTGGAGGAAAACGAAGCGTCGATCCGCTGCGTCGCCGCGCCGATCCGCGATGCGTCCGGCGCGATCGTCGCGGCGGTGTCGGTCGCGAGCACGATTCCGTACATGCCGCACGACCGGATGGACGAACTGATTCCGCTCGTGCAGCGCGAAGCGCGAGCCATTTCCGCGGAGCTGGGCTGGAGCCCGCCGCAGGGTACCCGCAGGATCAAACGATGACGAACCCGACCCGGATCGCTCCGGAAACCTTCACTGCCGCCCCGTCGCTGATCGCGCTCGACTGGGGCACGACGTCGCTGCGTGCGTACCTGTATGACGCGCACGGCGCGCTGCTCGCGACGCGAAGCCGCGCGGCGGGCGTGATGCACGTGCCGGCCGGCGGTGCGCGCGCGTTCGACGCCGCGTTCGAGGACGCGTGCGGCGACTGGCTCGACCGCGCGCCCGGCGTGCCGGTGCTTGCCGCCGGCATGGTCGGCAGCGCGCAGGGCTGGCGCGAGGCGCCTTACGTCGAAGCGCCGGCGGGCGCCGACGCGCTGGTCGCCGGCATCGTCACGATCGAAAGCGCGCGCGGCGCGACGGTGTCGATCGTGCCGGGCGTGATCGCGACGGGCGAACTGCCCGACGTGATGCGCGGCGAAGAAACGCAGATCGTCGGCGTGCTCACTGACGGTTCTTCGTTTGAATCAGATCATTCAGGGGTACTGATCGGCCTGCCGGGCACGCATGCGAAATGGGCGTGGGTGAAGGACGGGCTCATCGAGCGCTTCCAGACCTTCATGACGGGCGAGCTGTTTGGCGCGCTGCGCGATCACACGATCCTCGGCCGCACGATGCGCTCGCCCGAGGAACCCGATCGCGCGGCATTCCTGCGCGGCGTGTCGGTCGCGCGCGGCGCGCAGCGGGCCGGCTTGCTCGCGACGATTTTCAGCACGCGCACGCTGGGCCTCACCGGTCGTCTCGCGCCGCAAGCGCAGGGCGACTACCTGTCCGGCCTGCTGATCGGCCACGAACTGAATGCGCTCGACGCGATGCTCGCGGAACGCGGCGTCGCGCTCGCGAACCAGCCGCTGCTGCTGATCGGCGACGACGCGCTGTGCGCGCGCTACGCGGCCGCGCTGCAGGCGTTCGGCTGCCCGCATGCGCGGGTCGTCGCCAACGCGACCGAGCGCGGGCTGTGGCGGATCGCGTCGCGCGCCGGGCTCGTGCGCGCGGACGGCGCGCCGGTCAGCGCCGATCTATGAACCCAACCGTTTGCGGAGGAAAGTCATCCATGTCGTCCGAACTCACGCTGCCCGCGCCGTATGCGCCGCATCCCGCGCTGATGCGGGCGTTCGCCGCGTGCCCGCTGATCGCGATCCTGCGCGGCATCGCGCCCGACGACGCGCCGGCGCACGGTCACGCGCTCTATGAAGCGGGTTTCCGGATCGTCGAAGTGCCGCTCAACTCGCCCGAGCCGTTCGACAGCATGACGGCGCTGCGCCGCGCGCTGCCCGACGACGCGATCGTCGGCGCCGGCACCGTGCTGCGGCCCGAGTACGTCGACCGCGTGCGGGATGCGGGCGGCGCGCTGATCGTGATGCCGCACAGCGACGGCGCGGTGATCCGCCGCGCGCGGGAGCTGGGCCTCGCGAGCGCGCCCGGCGTCGCGACGCCGACCGAGGCGTTCGCCGCGCTCGCGAACGGCGCGGACGTGCTGAAGATGTTCCCGGCCGAGCAGCTCGGCGTGACGATCGTGAAGGCGTGGCGCGCGGTGATCGATCGCGCGGTGCCGCTGGTGCCGGTCGGCGGCGTCACGCCCGACAACATGCAGCCGTTCCTCGCGGCCGGCGCGAACGGCTTCGGCCTCGGCTCCGCGCTGTACCGGCCCGGCCAGTCCGCCGACACGACCGCGGCCAACGCGCGCGCGTTCCAGGCCGGGCTGCGCGCCGCGCGCGGCGGAGCCGCGTGATGGGTCGCCTCGCGTGCAAGGTCGCGATGGTGACGGGCGCGGGCCGCGGCATCGGCGCAGCGATCGCGCATGCGTTCGCGCGCGAAGGCGCGGCGGTTGCGCTCGTCGACGTCGATCTTCCGCAGGCGCGCACGGCCGCGGACGCGATCGCACGCGAGATCGACGGTGCGCAGGTGCTGCCGCTGCACGCGGACGTCACGCACCCGGACGCGGTGCGCGACGCGCTCGCGCAGGCCGAAGCGACGCTCGGGCCGCTCGACGTGCTCGTCAACAACGCGGGCGTCAACGTGTTCTGCGATCCGCTGACGATGACCGACGACGACTGGCGCCGCTGCTTCGCGGTCGATCTCGACGGCGTGTGGCACGGCTGCCGCGCGGCGTTGCCGGGCATGGTGGCGCGCGGGCGCGGCAGCATCGTGAACATCGCGTCGACGCATGCGTTCCGGATCATTCCGGGCTGCTTTCCGTACCCGGTCGCGAAGCACGGGGTGCTCGGCCTCACGCGCGCGCTCGGCATCGAATACGCGGCGCGCAACGTGCGCGTGAACGCGATCGCGCCGGGCTATGTCGACACGCAGCTCACGCGCGACTGGTGGAGCGCGCAGCCGGACCCGGCTGCAGCGCGAGCCGACACGCTCGCGCTGCAGCCGATGAAGCGGATCGGCCGGCCGGAGGAAGTCGCGATGACGGCCGTCTTCCTCGCGTCG encodes:
- a CDS encoding S10 family peptidase, producing MPASKAKLLLGAVLASLILAACNGDDVTSASSSASADSSADTASTADKPYNDPNRYSSDPGASITASAALERAAVTHHQITLNGKTIRYTATTGHLTARNPQTGAPEASFFYVAYTADNQPAAQRPVTFFYNGGPGSASVWLHLGSFGPRRVQTGDPNANTSSFPFVDNAESLLDTTDLVFVDAIGTGFSEAVAPNTNQSFWGVDEDAGAFRDFVTRYLAVNQRGSSPKYLFGESYGTPRTDVLANLLESAGVNLTGIVLQSSILDYNSNCDMASNNIGSSNNGSSPVSCAGFVPSYGQVGAYYQLDNPNPSSMPQYADQMRLLTAGTYVPAVNAYLANHTAPPGSLITTMANATGAKAPMWRADFNVVPTSYDNSYQLSLIPGTLIGRYDARVNVPVSSPLASEGDPSSTFITKPFTDTIGRYLPNELKYTAQSAYSVSSNAIQTWDWSHDGLAMPDTIPDLAAALTLNPALKVLSLNGYHDIATPFYQTELDLARLGSQPNLTIKDYQGGHMVYLDDTSRPQEKADLVTFYNAIAH
- a CDS encoding EF-hand domain-containing protein, with amino-acid sequence MKKRFIVIAAALACGSLVTSLCAFAQASDAAAPVRSRQAQLGDPYVPPAARKPTAGTQTTGAALHAQVVAKLARQFRAADTQNTGSVTEAQARAAGLGYVANHFRQIDSTGSGRVSFSDVQRYMQTRDASQQ
- a CDS encoding IclR family transcriptional regulator, with the protein product MTKMPVPFALDIRRPAPDGAPPLTDSIGATSTPLDLAAQQAGTQTLLRGLAILEAIANGARDMRAIGAALGTTRSTTHRLVSSLVQARYLRQVQGGYLLGPKLIELGTIALEQMPLTAVARPHLEALAEATLDTIHLGVRDGDDVLYIDKIPGTRGLEMRSRVGHRMPLASTGIGKAMMLDLEPDTWRALFEAARRALAGVNFKPDRHPDASAFLQRMAYYAAGGYTFDLEENEASIRCVAAPIRDASGAIVAAVSVASTIPYMPHDRMDELIPLVQREARAISAELGWSPPQGTRRIKR
- a CDS encoding 2-dehydro-3-deoxygalactonokinase — its product is MTNPTRIAPETFTAAPSLIALDWGTTSLRAYLYDAHGALLATRSRAAGVMHVPAGGARAFDAAFEDACGDWLDRAPGVPVLAAGMVGSAQGWREAPYVEAPAGADALVAGIVTIESARGATVSIVPGVIATGELPDVMRGEETQIVGVLTDGSSFESDHSGVLIGLPGTHAKWAWVKDGLIERFQTFMTGELFGALRDHTILGRTMRSPEEPDRAAFLRGVSVARGAQRAGLLATIFSTRTLGLTGRLAPQAQGDYLSGLLIGHELNALDAMLAERGVALANQPLLLIGDDALCARYAAALQAFGCPHARVVANATERGLWRIASRAGLVRADGAPVSADL
- a CDS encoding 2-dehydro-3-deoxy-6-phosphogalactonate aldolase, coding for MSSELTLPAPYAPHPALMRAFAACPLIAILRGIAPDDAPAHGHALYEAGFRIVEVPLNSPEPFDSMTALRRALPDDAIVGAGTVLRPEYVDRVRDAGGALIVMPHSDGAVIRRARELGLASAPGVATPTEAFAALANGADVLKMFPAEQLGVTIVKAWRAVIDRAVPLVPVGGVTPDNMQPFLAAGANGFGLGSALYRPGQSADTTAANARAFQAGLRAARGGAA
- a CDS encoding SDR family oxidoreductase is translated as MGRLACKVAMVTGAGRGIGAAIAHAFAREGAAVALVDVDLPQARTAADAIAREIDGAQVLPLHADVTHPDAVRDALAQAEATLGPLDVLVNNAGVNVFCDPLTMTDDDWRRCFAVDLDGVWHGCRAALPGMVARGRGSIVNIASTHAFRIIPGCFPYPVAKHGVLGLTRALGIEYAARNVRVNAIAPGYVDTQLTRDWWSAQPDPAAARADTLALQPMKRIGRPEEVAMTAVFLASDEAPFINATCITVDGGRAALYHD